The genomic window CATGGCTTCAAACGCGCTGCCGCTAAGCTTTTTATAAACTAACTGCAAACCGAGATTGAACGGCTCTACGCCGGTAACATCCGTTACCTTCGGGCCGAATGAAGAAGGCGCTACCTGAGACCCAAGGGTGTGACCGCCGATCTCTGTAATCGCCTGGCCTGTGCTACTTTTGCCGGCGGGTATGCTGGTTATAGTGGAAGAATCAACCCCTGTGCTGCCGGTCCCGAGGTCCACGCCGAGATCCCTCAATTTATCCTTGCTTACCTCCATTATCCTCGTCTCTATATATACCTGTTTAGGCGCGACATCTATATCGGCGACGATCTCTCTTATCTTTTCCAGAACAGGCGGGATATCGCTTACTATCAGCACCTTTGAACGCCCTCTTTCCTGTTCCGCTTCTCTGGTCCTTTTGGCAAGCTCTCCCGTGCCAAACTTCCAGCCGGCCTGGCCTGTCATCTCAAGCACCGTAACCTTGCCGCGCGGCGACAACTGCGGCTCTATGGCCCGCTTGGCATCCTGGGCATCCAGGAATTTCAGTTTAAACACCTGTGACTGTGTCTGCTGCACCTGCTCCAGTTCAACCTCCTGCTGCTTCATCGCGGTCAATTTCTCTATAGGGGCTACGGTTATGATATTGCCGTGCGCCTCATAGGCGAAACCGTAATTTTTAAGTATGGTTTCAAGCGCCTTCTTCCACGGCACATCAACCAGCCGTATCGTAACCAGGCCGATAACCTCGGGTGAAGGCACGATGTTTACCCTGGCCTTGTAAGAAAGTATGCGCAGCACGTCTTTAATATCCGCCTCTTTGAAATCAAGGGTTATCAGTTCGGCCTCCGCGCCGCCTGCCCGGCTGTCGCCTGAGGCCTCATCCGCCAATAGAAAAGAGGAGCCGTCGTGAACGAATACCGCGAAACAAGATAACGCCAAGGCGCATAAAAATATCCTAATATTTTTCATTGACTCCCCCTGTATTCAAACCGACCTCCAGGATCTCGCCTTCTTTTATTAAGAAAACCCTGTCTTTCTCGATCTTGAACACCTCGCAGCCGTTTATTACGTCGCCTTTCTTCACTACCTTCCCGTTTATAATGGCGAGGGAATTCCCTTCCCTGTCATATATTATGCCCTCTAACTTAACTTCGGAATCTTCGCCGTACGGCTCAAGCTTAAGAAGCGCCCCCTCAGGGGTCACCAGGGGGATAAACGGGTCTCTTTTCCGTCCGCTTTCATAAACAAACTCTTCTTCCGCGGCAATAGCGCTGAACGCGAACAACAGGCAGATCAAGGCTGTCTTTACGCCCCTCATTTTATTTTCCTATAAAATACGCCAGCAATACCATATCTATATCGTGATCCGGGTAACCGCTTCCTCTATGGACTATGGAAATACCGTCCACCGCCATAAAAACAGGGAACAGTTCGATCTTGTTTATAAATTTACCCAGCTCATGGAACCCCGATCTCGCCGAAATAATGATCTTTATGTCGAAGAATTTGGAAAGCAGCGTAGTGGCTGCGGGCTTATTCTGTTCATTTTTAACCGACCTTATCTGCAGTATCTTGACGCCGGCACCCTCCGCCATCTTTGAAACCTCCTCTATTAATACCGGTATCTCCTCCTCGCTGATAACCTTCCGCAGCAGGTCTTCCGATCTCTCCGGAGAGCCGGCAGGCCCGGCCTTATATTTTTCCAGCTCAGTTATATCCCTGCGCGCGTTAATTATGTCGGACCTTAATTTCCTGAGATTGGAGTTTACCCCGGAGAGCCGGCTTATTTGAGGCTTAAGCGCCAAATTAGCATCCAAAAGCAGTATCGCCAACGCGGCCGCGCAGGTCAAAATGAGTTTTTTCCTGGCCGCTGTTAATCGCGCGATGACATCATTTCTTCGCATCCGCTTCTCCCGAGATAACGAATTCCGACGCCTCAAAACCCTTTATTTCTTTTTTAGTAATGGAATCCAGCTCCAGCGCGGATAGCCCCTCGGAAAAATAGCGGTCGCCGGCAAGCTGGTTGAGGAATGCCCTTATGAGGCCGGCATCCTGACCTTTTTCAGAGATCACATTTCCGATCAGGTTTAATTTGCCGTCGTTGAATACAAGATTAGTCAGCCACATTCCGCGGGGCAGGTACTCGCTTACTTTACTCAGCTTCCTTGCCCAGATCAATCTGCTTGCCGTAAGCTGCCTTATCGTATTTCTGTTCGCTTCCGCGTCCCTTATATCGGTCCTTAATATATCCGCCTTTTCCATCTGCGGCTTCAAATCGCTAAAGGCCGCCCAGTATTGCCTGTATTGGACATTCTTAAAAATAAGCGCCGCCCATAATATAAAATTCAAAGACACCGCCGCGGCAATGGCCGCGTAGCATACTGTCACAATAAGATTATCGGGCAGACCAAAGCCCTTCTTCGCCCTCTCCGATTCCTCAGGCAGCAGGTCGATCTTGATCATCCTATGGCCAACCCCACGGCAACCGCCAATTTATGTTTATGCTTATTGATCGCGTTTAAATCAAGCGCGGGATCGAGTTCCATGTTGATCAACGGATCCCAACGCGCGAATTCAATACCTGCCGCCTGCCCCAGCGATACATCAAGGCCTGTAAATTCGCTCCCTCCGCCGCTGAGAAAAACCTTCTCTACGCCCGCGGCGCTATGGCTTTCAAAATAATCAAAAGAAGCCCTTATCTCATTAGCCAGGTTGTTTATTGCCGGTTCGCACGCGGCCTTTACTGATGACATTTTTTCCGCGGGATCGGCCTTTAATTCTTCCGAACTCTGAAGATCGATCCCTAAGGAAGAGCCTATCTTCTCCGTAAGCACATTGCCGCCCCAGGAGATCTCCCTGTTAAAAACCGGCACGCTGCCTTCAAGGATATTCAAGCTGGAAACAGAGGCCCCGATATTGAGCAGGGCGCATACCCTGCATTTATAGTCCTTTTGAAATTTAATAAACCGTTCCGTAAACGCGTTGATAAGCGCGATGGAATCTATGCCGACTGAATTTATCTCCAACCCGCTGCCGCGGATCACCTTGATCTTCTCCGTCAGGAAGGCCTTTTTTACGGCGGCAAGCAAAACCAGCATCTTTTTCTCCGGCAGATCGTTCTTAAGTATCGCCGCGTCTATTATACATTCAGATATGGAAAACGGGATATGTTTTTCCGCCTCAAAGTTTAAGGCGCTCTTGAGTTCAGAAGGGCTCATGCCGGGCATAATGACATAACGGCTGATAACGGCGCTGCCTGAAAAAGATATATTCACGGCGATCCCCGCGATATCGTTTTTCCTGACCATATCCGATAAGGCGCCGGGGATATCCACGCAGGGGACGACAACGCAGCGCCTTAACGCTGCCGCGCCCTCTCTTTTCTCCAACGACAGGAATTTTATATTGCCTGTGCCGATATCAAGGGCGTAAGAGGCGTCCTGTTTCGCGAAAAGGCGTTTAAAGAAATAATTCCTCATCCTTAAAAAAAATGCCTCTTTTTTCCAGAGGCAACTGCCATATCCGGGCTCAATTTATGGCCATTTCTCTATAATACATCAATTTTATTTTGCGAATGCCCCGGTCATCCTTTTTCAGGATAACCGGGACATTCTTAAACGTAGCAGTAAATATTAACCGGCTGCGCAAGCGGCTTCCGTCAACACGCCGCCTGTGGTGATCGTATAGGTCTTTGTTCCGGTAGTACCGCAAGTTCCAGGCGTGGCAGTGCAGGAATAACCCGTAGCAGCCAAAGTGCCGCAGGCATAGGTATACCCCTGATAAGGCCCGCCGGTCGTATAATCCTTACCCATATAACTGGGGGTTACGCCTACCAGATCAGCGGCTATGTTATCGGGATAATTTCCGTTATTAGATACCGCGTATGTCTCGCAGGCAGTAGAAAGCGTCCGCAATGTTGCCTGGGCCGCAGCCTCGTTGGCAGTAACCCTCGCCCTCAACAGGTTGGGTATGGCTATGGCCGCCAGAAGCGCGATAATGGCCACTACAATCATGATCTCCACCAATGTAAAACCTTTTCTCATTTTCATTCTACCTCCTCTCTAAGGTAAGATTAGGCCGTGCGCCACCCTCATTGTTAACAATATATCATATCTTTAATATTTTTCAAGTGTCTTTTTTAAACCCTCGCGCAATCCTATTCCGGGTTTCCATCCTAATTTCTTTTTAGCCAGCGATATATCCGGACGGCGCTGCCTGGGGTCATCCTCAGGCAGCTTCTTAAATATGATCTTGCTGCTGCTGCCGGTGATCTTTACTATACATTTCGCGAGGTCATATATTGTATATTCGGCCGGGTTCCCAAGGTTTACAGGGCAGTTTAAACCTGAAAGCAGCAACTTGTAAATCCCGTTTATGAGGTCGCTTATATAACAGAAAGACCGCGTCTGGCGGCCGTTCCCATAAACAGTGATCGGCTTGCCGGAAAATGCCTGAGAAAGAAAATTAGGAATGGCCCTGCCGTCGTTCTCTCTCATTCTGGGGCCGTAAGTATTGAATATCCTGACTATCCTTGTATCTATCTTGTGAACCCGGTTATAGGCCATTGTGATCGCCTCCGCGAAACGCTTTGCTTCATCGTAACAGCCGCGAACGCCTATAGGATTCACATGGCCCCAGTATCCCTCTCTTTGCGGATGGACCTGCGGGTCGCCATATATCTCACTGGTGGACGCCAGCATAAATGTTGCTCTTTTCTCCTTCGCCAGGCCTAAAGCGTTATGCGTTCCCAAAGAACCGACTTTTAATGTTTGAATGGGAAACTTCAGATAATCTATGGGGCTGGCGGGAGAAGCAAAGTGCAGTATATAATCAATCTTGCCCTTTATATTTATATATTTAGCGACATCATGCCTGACAAATCTGAATGAAGCGTTATTCTTGAGATGACTTATGTTGTCGGGGCTGCCCGTAATGAGATTATCAAGGCAGATCACGCGAAAACCCTTATTAAGCAAGAAATCGCACAGATGCGAACCGATGAAACCGGCGCCTCCGGTTATCAATGCTGTTTTTCTTCGAACCATTCTATCGTCTTCTTTAATCCGTTTTTAAAATCGGTTTTCGTCTTATATCCCAGCTCTTTCTCGATCCGCGAGACATCCGCCAGCGTCCTGCGCACATCTCCCTTGCGCGGGGGCTTGAAATCAGGATCGGCCCTTTTTCCCATTATCCGGCATATTGACTCTAAAAGCTCCAATACCGTATGGTCCCGGCCTGCCGCCACATTATAGACATTGCCGGCGCCGTTTTTTGAACGCGCCGCCAGGATATTGGCCTCCACAACGTTATCCACGAAAGTAAAGTCCCTCGACTGTTTACCATCTCCGTAAACCGGGGGCATCCTTCCTTCCATGACGGATGTTATGAATTTGGGCACAACAACGGCATAATCGTCATCCAGTGACTGCCTGGGCCCGAACACGTTAAAGTACCGCAGGATAAAGGCCTTCAGCCCGTAAAACCTCGTAAATATCCTGCAGTAATATTCTCCGGCGAGCTTGCTCAACGCGTAAGGCGAGATAGGCGAAGGCGGCGCGTCTTCTTTCTCGGGAAAGGCATCCGTATCTCCGTAAACAGAACTGGAAGAGGCAAATACGAAACTCTTCGCGTTATTCTCTACGGCCGCTTCAAGCATGTTCAGCGTGCCGCCTATATTAACTTTATCATATTCATGCGGCTGTTCAAATGACCTGGGCACGCTCCTTAGCGCCGCCTGATGCAATATGTAATCCGTGGACTGAACCGCCTTACGGCAAGTATCCCTGTCGCGGATATCGCCTTCTATTATCTCAAGGTTGGCGCCTTTCAGATGAGACAGGTTACCTCTGCTGCCGGAAGAGAAATTATCCAGCACCCTGACGTAATTACCTTCCCTGATCAACCTTTCGGTTATATGTGAGCCGATAAAACCGGCTCCGCCGGTTATAAGATATCTTTCCATCACCCGCTACCTCTTTAAGGCCCGCCCCCGATGCAGTTCATCCTGGATAAGAAGTTTTTCCAGCCAGACATACAGCACCGTAAAAAGATATTTCCTGCTTAACGCCCTGATGCTCAGTTTTGACAAGCCGCTTTTCCTGCCGTACCAGTTGATCGGTATCTGCGCGAAGGAAAAACCCCTTACTATCGCCTTTAACGGCATCTCTACCGTTATGTTAAAATGCTGCGCCTGAAGCGGCTGTATCGCGTTTACCACATCGGCCCTATAGAGCTTAAAGGCGTTCGTAATATCATTTTCCTTCAATAAAAATAATGCCTGCACAAAAGTATTTGCCAGGCGATTGATCATAAGTTTCAGCAGCGGGTAATCCTTCACAACGCTGCCTTTCACGAACCTGGAACCGAATACGCAGTCATAACCTTCTTCCAGTTTTCGGAAACAGCGCACAATATCTTTCGGGTCATCCGACTGGTCCCCCATAACTACCGCGACAGCATCGCCGGTTGTATGCGACAACCCTTCCCTGAGCGCCCTGCCGAAACCGGATGGCTGTTGACGATTGACGGGTTTTATACGCGGATTAACTCCGGCCAGCCCCTCTATGATATCACGCGTGCCGTCGGTACTGTTATCGTTAACGCAAACGATCTCGTAATCTATGCCCGCGCGGCTCAATTCAGACGCGACATCCTCTATGGCCTGCCTGATACACCCTTGCTCATTATGCGCCGGTATTACCACGGACAGCTTCACTTTAGCCCGCCCTCTGCTGTATCAGCCGGCAAGAGCTGGCTGCCCTTTATTATGACCGCCGCGCCCAGCGCGAGATCGAACCAAAAGAACATCCCCAGGTTCAAATTATACAGGCTGGTATCAAAGAGCATATGCCCGCAAAATACTATGGCGGCCGATACGCTGGCCAGGGATGTATACCAATATACATCCCTCCTGCCTTTCTTTAAAAATCTGATACCGTAGTAGAAAAAAACAAGCAATATTAACAGGAACGACGCCAACCCTATAACCCCTGTTTCAGCTGCTATCTGCAGGTAGCAATTATGCGCGTAGGGTATACCGTGGCCGTAGGGATAATCCACAAATCTCCTGAAATTGAACATGAAAGTACCCAGGCCAATACCCATCCACGGCTTGGACAGGATCATCTTAAGGCACCCCTGCCAGATCAGGCGCCTG from Candidatus Omnitrophota bacterium includes these protein-coding regions:
- the pilO gene encoding type 4a pilus biogenesis protein PilO; its protein translation is MRRNDVIARLTAARKKLILTCAAALAILLLDANLALKPQISRLSGVNSNLRKLRSDIINARRDITELEKYKAGPAGSPERSEDLLRKVISEEEIPVLIEEVSKMAEGAGVKILQIRSVKNEQNKPAATTLLSKFFDIKIIISARSGFHELGKFINKIELFPVFMAVDGISIVHRGSGYPDHDIDMVLLAYFIGK
- a CDS encoding PilN domain-containing protein, encoding MIKIDLLPEESERAKKGFGLPDNLIVTVCYAAIAAAVSLNFILWAALIFKNVQYRQYWAAFSDLKPQMEKADILRTDIRDAEANRNTIRQLTASRLIWARKLSKVSEYLPRGMWLTNLVFNDGKLNLIGNVISEKGQDAGLIRAFLNQLAGDRYFSEGLSALELDSITKKEIKGFEASEFVISGEADAKK
- the pilM gene encoding type IV pilus assembly protein PilM, with translation MRNYFFKRLFAKQDASYALDIGTGNIKFLSLEKREGAAALRRCVVVPCVDIPGALSDMVRKNDIAGIAVNISFSGSAVISRYVIMPGMSPSELKSALNFEAEKHIPFSISECIIDAAILKNDLPEKKMLVLLAAVKKAFLTEKIKVIRGSGLEINSVGIDSIALINAFTERFIKFQKDYKCRVCALLNIGASVSSLNILEGSVPVFNREISWGGNVLTEKIGSSLGIDLQSSEELKADPAEKMSSVKAACEPAINNLANEIRASFDYFESHSAAGVEKVFLSGGGSEFTGLDVSLGQAAGIEFARWDPLINMELDPALDLNAINKHKHKLAVAVGLAIG
- a CDS encoding type II secretion system protein; the protein is MKMRKGFTLVEIMIVVAIIALLAAIAIPNLLRARVTANEAAAQATLRTLSTACETYAVSNNGNYPDNIAADLVGVTPSYMGKDYTTGGPYQGYTYACGTLAATGYSCTATPGTCGTTGTKTYTITTGGVLTEAACAAG
- a CDS encoding SDR family oxidoreductase, which translates into the protein MVRRKTALITGGAGFIGSHLCDFLLNKGFRVICLDNLITGSPDNISHLKNNASFRFVRHDVAKYINIKGKIDYILHFASPASPIDYLKFPIQTLKVGSLGTHNALGLAKEKRATFMLASTSEIYGDPQVHPQREGYWGHVNPIGVRGCYDEAKRFAEAITMAYNRVHKIDTRIVRIFNTYGPRMRENDGRAIPNFLSQAFSGKPITVYGNGRQTRSFCYISDLINGIYKLLLSGLNCPVNLGNPAEYTIYDLAKCIVKITGSSSKIIFKKLPEDDPRQRRPDISLAKKKLGWKPGIGLREGLKKTLEKY
- a CDS encoding SDR family oxidoreductase; translated protein: MERYLITGGAGFIGSHITERLIREGNYVRVLDNFSSGSRGNLSHLKGANLEIIEGDIRDRDTCRKAVQSTDYILHQAALRSVPRSFEQPHEYDKVNIGGTLNMLEAAVENNAKSFVFASSSSVYGDTDAFPEKEDAPPSPISPYALSKLAGEYYCRIFTRFYGLKAFILRYFNVFGPRQSLDDDYAVVVPKFITSVMEGRMPPVYGDGKQSRDFTFVDNVVEANILAARSKNGAGNVYNVAAGRDHTVLELLESICRIMGKRADPDFKPPRKGDVRRTLADVSRIEKELGYKTKTDFKNGLKKTIEWFEEKQH
- a CDS encoding glycosyltransferase family 2 protein → MKLSVVIPAHNEQGCIRQAIEDVASELSRAGIDYEIVCVNDNSTDGTRDIIEGLAGVNPRIKPVNRQQPSGFGRALREGLSHTTGDAVAVVMGDQSDDPKDIVRCFRKLEEGYDCVFGSRFVKGSVVKDYPLLKLMINRLANTFVQALFLLKENDITNAFKLYRADVVNAIQPLQAQHFNITVEMPLKAIVRGFSFAQIPINWYGRKSGLSKLSIRALSRKYLFTVLYVWLEKLLIQDELHRGRALKR